From a region of the Gossypium raimondii isolate GPD5lz chromosome 10, ASM2569854v1, whole genome shotgun sequence genome:
- the LOC105778626 gene encoding CASP-like protein ARALYDRAFT_485429: protein MMEQVPGALGTSASLALRLGQTIFSSASLLFMCLDVEFYNYTSFSYLVTVMALVTPWSVSLALIDAYSVFMKCLPRQPRVLLIVIVGDWALSFLSLAAACSTASVTSLLVNVGTPYCWSKLCSRYQFSAAMAFLSWFLSFASTLFNLWLLPSL, encoded by the exons ATGATGGAGCAAGTGCCAGGGGCATTGGGAACTAGCGCTAGCTTGGCTCTTCGTTTGGGACAAACCATTTTCTCCTCTGCTTCACTTCTTTTCATGTGTTTGGATGTTGAATTCTATAACTATACTTCTTTCAG CTACCTTGTGACGGTGATGGCCTTGGTAACGCCATGGAGTGTGTCATTGGCATTAATCGATGCATATTCCGTGTTTATGAAATGCTTACCACGACAACCACGAGTACTGCTGATCGTCATTGTCGGAGACTGG GCCTTGTCATTTCTCTCACTTGCCGCAGCCTGCTCAACTGCTAGCGTTACGAGTCTCTTGGTGAATGTTGGGACGCCATATTGCTGGTCGAAGTTATGTAGTCGATATCAATTTTCTGCAGCCATGGCTTTCTTGTCTTGGTTCCTGTCCTTTGCTTCAACACTCTTCAATCTTTGGCTCCTTCCTTCTTTGTAG